GTCGGTCAGGTCGTCGTGGCTGAGCCAGGTCACCATCATGCGGCGGTCCTTGGGCTCGGGAAACGACGAGCCGATGCGCAGGCAGACCGTCTCGATGCCGTAGCGGTCGTAGTAGAAACGCGACAGGTTTTCGCCGTAGGCCTTGCTCAGGCCGTAATAGCCGTCGGGCCGCAACGGCACGTCGGCATCCAGGCGCGCGCCCTGTTCGTAGAAGCCGATGACGTGGTTCGAGCTGGCGAACACCACGCGCCGCACGCCGTGGATGCGCGCCGCTTCGTAGACGTGATAGACGCCCTGGATGTTGGCCGGCAGGATTTCCTCGAAAGAACGCTCCACGGAAACGCCGCCCAGGTGCACAATGGCGTCGGTGCCGCGCACCAGTTCGGAGACGGCGGCCGGATCGGCCAGGTTGCACGGCACGACCTCCTCGCCGGCCGCGGCGGGCGCCATGGCCGCGACGTCGGAGACCCGCAACACGTCGGCATGGGCTTTCAGCCGCGGGCGCAGGACCCGGCCCAGGTTGCCGGCCGCGCCGGTCAATAACAGGCGATGACAGCGGGGGGAGGCAGGCATGCGGTCGACGGCTAGGCTCATGGCGCAACGCTCGGTGGATGGCGCGGTGGAGTGGACTTACCTGGTACGTTATCGTACAACCTGTCCAAAGTATAATAAGCACGAAATTTTGCAGTCAAGCGCCACGCAACCGCTCTCGGATAATCCCTGATGAACGCTCCTGTCGATACCCCCGTCTTGCCGCAGCGTCGTCCTCGGAACCTGGCCCAGGGCCTGGTCGAGAGCATCTCCGAACGCATCCGCGGCGGTGAGATCCGCCCCGGCGACAAGCTGCCCACTGAATCCGAGATCATGCGGCAGTTCGGCGTCAGCCGCACCGTGGTGCGCGAAGCCTTGTCGCGGCTGCAGGCCTCGGGCCTGGTCGAAACGCACCACGGCGTCGGCACTTACGCGCTCGAGCCCAGCGGCAGCGGCGATTTTCGCGTCGACCCGGCCGATATCGCCACGGTGCGCGATGTGCTGGTGCTGCTGGAACTGCGCATCTGCCTGGAAAGCGAGGCCGCCGGCCTGGCCGCGATGCGCCGCAGCGAGGCCCAGCTGGCCGAGATGCGGCGGGCGCTGGACGCCTTCAAGGGCGCGCTGGACAGCGGCGGCGACACCATCACGCCCGACTTCCAGTTCCACCTGTTGGTGTCGCAGTCCACCGACAACCGTTATTTCGCCGACCTGATGTCGCACCTGGGCTCGGCCATCATTCCCCGCACCCGCATCAATTCCGCCAAGTTCGCCCACGAAGACCGCGCCGCCTACCTGGCCCGCGTCAACCTGGAGCACGAGGACATCTACAGCGCCATCATGCGCCAGGATGCCGAGGGCGCGCGCGCCGCGATGCGCACCCACCTGAGCAACAGCCGCGAACGCCTGCGCCGCGCGCAATGACGCCGATCCGCGAGCGCGCCCGAGGGTAGCCGGGCGCCTTGCGTGGCGCGTTGGCATCGAAATCGGATGTCATACAACATGACAAGGTTGTCATCCACCTGATACGGGCCTCGTGCCGCGCCGCCGCCGGCGCTGCGGCGCGTCAATCCGCGTTAACCTTGGCCGTTTTCAATCACCGGACGGCAGGCATGGTTTGGCTGGGTAAGCGCGGCGCATCAACGGATTCCATTTGTCTGGGGAGGGCCGCCGCATGCGCCGCCTGACGCTCCGTTTCATCGTGTCCGTGCTGGTTCTGCTGACGCTGAGCCGGCTGGGCCTGTCGCTGTGGATGTGGGACCGGGTCGAGGCGGCCGGCGGCCTGTGGCCGGTGCTGTTCGGCGGCCTGCGCATCGACGTCTGCCTGCTGTCCATGGTGATCGCGCTGCCGGCGGTGTTCTCGCCGTGGCTGGGGCACCGGCCATGGGCCGCGCGCGTCACCGCCTGGTGGTTCCGCGTCTGGTGGATGCTGTACGTGCTGCTGGAAGTCTCCACGCCGCAGTTCATCGCCGAATACGACACGCGCCCGAACCGCCTGTATTTCATCTACCTGCTCAACCCGAAGGAAGTCGGCTCGATGCTGTGGCAGGGCTACAAGGGCGTGTTGCTGGCCGCCCTGGTGGCGCTGCTGGTGGCCGCTTGGCTGGCGGTCAAGCTGTTCCCGGCGCGGGTGCGCGATCCGTTCCTGGCGTGGTGGAAGCGGCCGCTGGCGTCGCTGGCGATCCTGGCGCTGGTGGTGCTGGGCGCGCGCGGCACGCTGGAGCATCGCCCGATCAACCCGGCCAAGGTCGCGTTCAGTTCGGACGCCATGGTCAATTCGCTGGCGCTCAATTCGCTCTACAGTGTGTTCGATGCCGCCTACCGCATGCGCGACGAACGCTCGTCGGCGGCGATGTATCCGAAGATGCCGGTGGACGAGATGAACGCCATCGTGCGCGACAAGGCGGGCCTGACGGGCGCGCCGCTGGATGCGCGCTACCCCAGCCTGCACGAGCAGAAGGCCACGGTGCGGCGCGACAAGCCGCTCAACCTGGTGATCATCCTGCAGGAAAGCCTGGGCGCGCAGTATGTCGGCAGCCTGGGCGGCAAGGACCTCACGCCCAACATCGACCGCCTCGGCAAGGAGGGCTGGATGTTCCACCGCGCCTACGCCACCGGCACGCGCTCGGTGCGCGGCATCGAGGCGGTCACGGCGGGCTTCCTGCCCAGCGTGGCCGACGCGGTGGTGAAGCTGCCGCGCTCGCAGACCGGTTTCTTCACGCTGGCGCAGGCGCTGGGCAAGCATGGCTACCACTCGCGCTTCGTGTACGGCGGCGAATCGCACTTCGACAACATGCGCGCCTTCTTCCTGGGCAACGGCTTCAACGAGGTGGTCGATCGTCCGAAGTTCGAGAACCCGGTGTTCGAAGGCTCGTGGGGCGCGTCCGACGAAGACATGTTCACCCAGGTCGACCGCCTGCTGCGCGCCGACGGCGACAAGCCGGTGTTCACGCTGGCGTTCTCGGTCAGCAACCATTCGCCGTGGGAATATCCGGCGGGCCGCATCCAGCCGGTGGGCGATCCCGCCAGCGTCGACAACACCGTGCGCTACGCCGACTGGGCGCTGGGCCAGTTCTTCGACAAGGCGCGCAAGGCGCCGTACTGGGACAACACCGTGTTCCTGGTGATCGCCGACCACGATTCCCGTGTGTACGGCTCGATCCCGGTGCCGGTGCGGCACTTCCAGATCCCGGCCCTGATCCTGGGCGCCGGCATCGCGCCGCGCCAGGATGAACGCATCGTGAGCCAGATCGACATGGCGCCCACGCTGCTGTCGCTGATCGGGCTCGACAACGTCAACCCGATGCTGGGCGCGGACCTGACGCAACGCGATCCCAACCGCGCGCTGATGCAGTACGCCGACAATTTCGGCTACCTGCAAGGCGACAAGCTGCTGGTGCTGGAACCGTCCAAGGCGCCGCGCGAATTCCGCTACCGCGCCGCGCCGGTCGGGCAGGACGAGACCTACGAGCCGGTCGAGCCGGCGGATGAAGCCCTGACCAAGGAGGCGCTGGCGCACGCGCTATGGGCCAGCTGGGTCTACCGCGAAGAAAAATACCGCCTGCCTTGACTTCACCCCGTCCGGGGCTGGGGCCGGTTTGATCCCGCTCAAACCGGCCCGAAGCCAGCCCTCGCACACTCGCGCTCATGACTTTTCCCGATCCGCTCGCCGGTCCGATCCGGCCCCCTGTCGCTGATGCAACCGACGCGCCCGCGTCCGCCCCGGCCCCGCGCTGGCGTGGCTGGCCGGTGCCGCGTGGCCGCCTGGCCTGGCTGACCGGCGTGTTCAGCACGCTCATGATCGGCGTCAGCACGCTGTTCTGGTGCCTGCTGCTGTTTCCCATGGCGCTCTTGAAACTGGCGCTGCCGTTCGCCGCGGCCAGGCGCCGCATCGATCCGATCCTGAACGGCATCGCCACGGCCTGGATCAGCGTCAATACCGCCTGGTTCACGCGCATCCAGCGCGCGCCCTGGGACGTGCGCGGCAACACCGGCCTGCGCTACGCCGACTGGTACCTGGTCAACTGCAACCACCAGTCCTGGGTCGATATCTTCGTGCTGCAAGGCTCGCTGAACCGCCGCATCCCGCTGCTGAAGTTCTTCCTCAAGCAACAGCTGATCTACGTGCCGGTGATCGGGCTGGCGTGGTGGGCGCTGGACTTCCCGTTCATGAAGCGCCATGGCAAGGCGGCCTTGCGCCGCAATCCGGCCCTGGGACGCCAGGACCAGGAAACCGCGCGCCGCGCCTGCCAGAAGTTCTCGCTGGTGCCGACCAGCGTGATGGTGTTCGCCGAAGGCACGCGCTTCACGCCGGCCAAGCGCGATGCGCAGGGCTCGCCGTACCGCCACCTGCTCAAGCCCAAGGCGGGCGGGCTGGCGGTGTCGCTGAACGCGATGGGCACGCGCTTTCGTTCGATGATCGATGTCACCATCGCCTATCCGGCGGGCGTGCCCAGCTTCTGGGATATGGCCTGCGGCCGCATGGGCGAGGTGCGGGTGCGCATGCATCACGTGCCGGTGCCGCCGGCCTTCTGCGAAGGCGACTACAGCCGCGACAAGGCTTTCCGCACCGAATTCCACCACTGGCTGGGCCAGCAATGGCAGGCCAAGGATGACGAGATCGAGGCGTTGACGGCCGATGCGGCCGCCACGCCCCGATCCTGACGGGCGCCGCTCAGACCCGCGCCGGCAGCACCGTGCCCGAGCATTCGCCGAAGCCGATGCGCGGGTAGCCGGCCTTGACGCACTCGGCGCGCATGATGACCTGGTCGCCATCCTGCAGGAAGGTGCGCTTCTCGCCCCAGGGCAGCTCGATCGGGTTCTTGCCGCCGTGGTTCAGTTCCAGCAGCGAACCGGCTTCCGACGGCTGCGGGCCCGACAGCGTGCCGGTGCCGAGCATGTCGCCCGGCTGCAGGTTGCAGCCGTTGACCGTGTGGTGCGTGATCAGTTGCGCCACGTTCCAGTACGCATCGCGGAAGTTGCTGCCCGACAGCCGGGCCGGCGCCTGCTTGCCGGCGCGCGACTGTTCGGTCGTCAGAAGCACTTCCATCCGCACGTCGTAGGCGCCCTTGGCGCGGTTGGCGTCGGAGGCCAGGTACGGCAGCGGCTGCGGCTCGGACGGGCCGCGGTTCCATTGCGTGCGGAACGGCTCCAGCGCTTCCAGCGTGACGATCCACGGCGAAATGGTCGAGGCGAAGTTCTTCGCCAGGAACGGGCCCAGCGGCTGGTATTCCCAGGCCTGGATGTCGCGCGCCGACCAGTCGTTCAGGATGCACAGGCCGAACACGTGGGCGTCGGCGTCCGCCAGCGCGATGCGGTCGCCCTGCGTGTTGCCGGTGCCGACGAAGATGCCCAGTTCCAGTTCATAGTCCAGCCGTGCGCAGGGGCCGAACTGCGGCGCCTCGCCCTCGTTGGCGGGACGCGTCTGGCCGACGGGGCGGGCGAACTTCTGGTCCACGCCGATGCTGGAGGCGCGGCCGTGGTAGCCGATCGGCACCCACTTGTAGTTCGGCAGCAGGGGATTGTCGGGGCGGAACTGCTTGCCCACGGCGGTGGCGTGGTGCACCGAGATGTAGAAGTCGGTGTAGTCGCCGATGCGGGCGGGCGTGGTGTATTCGGCGTCGGCCTGGGCCACCAGCAGCGGCTCGACCGTGGCGCGCAGCGCGGCGCCTTCGCGCAGGGCGCGCGACAGCGCCAGGCGCAGCGCGCTCCAGTGGGCCTGGCCCAGGGCCATCAGCGCATTCAGGCTGTCGCCCTGGCAGGCGGCCAGCGCCTCGGCGGCGGCGCCCTCGAACGGCTTGGCGGCGGCCAGCGCGGCCAGGTCGGCGATCTGGTCGCCGATGGCCACGCCGGGGCGGAAGGATTCCTGCGAGCCCTTGCGGCGGAACGCGGCGTAGGGCAGGTTCTGCACCGGGAAGTCCGACGTCCCCGTGTTGGCGCTGGCGATCCAGCTCTTCAGGGACGGGTCGTGGGTTTCGTTGATGGGAGAGGTCATGGCGGGAATGTCTCGTTCAGTGTTTATAAGGGGCCGGCGGGCGCCGGGAAAATCCAAAGCCAAACGGCGATGCGCTTGCGCGCATCGCCGTGGGCGGGCGTGACGGCGGAAACGCCGGTCACGCCTTGCGGGGATCGAAGTGCTTCTTCAGGCCCTGCCAGCACCGGTAATAGTCGCCCTGCAATTCTACCGAGGCCATGGCCTGGGCCGTCGGTCGGATCACGCGCCGCGTCTCGAACATGAAGGCCATGGTGTCGCGGATGTAATGGGCCTGGCTGGTATCGGCGTGCGAGGCTTTCTCGAACGTGCCGGCATCCGGGCCGTGGCCGCTCATGCAGTTGTGCAGGCTGGCGCCGCCGGGGGCGAAGCCGTCCGACTTGGCGTCGTACACGCCCTGGATCAGGCCCATGAATTCGCTGGCGACGTTGCGGTGGAACCAGGGCGGACGGAAGGTGTTTTCCATCGCCAGGATGCGCGGCGGGAAGATGGCGAAATCCATGTTGGCCGTGCCCGGGGTGTCGGACGGCGCGGTCAGCACCGTGAAGATCGACGGGTCCGGATGGTCGTAGCTGATCGAGCCGATGGTGTTGAAGTGGCGCAGGTCGTACTTGTACGGCGCATGCGTGCCGTGCCAGGCCACCACGTCCAGCGGCGAATGGCCGATCGAGGCGCGCCAGAAGCCGCCGGTGAACTTGGCGATCAGCTCGAAGTCGCCTTCCAGGTCTTCGTACCAGGCCACCGGCGTCTTGAAGTCGCGGGCGTTGGCCAGGCAGTTCGAACCGATCGGACCCAGTTCGGGCAGGCGCAGCGCGGCGCCGAAGTTCTCCAGCATGTAGCCGCGCGCGGTGTCGTCCAGCAACTGCACGCTGAAGCGCACGCCACGCGGGATCACGGCGATCTCCAGCGGCTCCAGGTCGATCAGGCCGAGCTCGGTGGCCAGGCGCAGGCGGCCCTGTTGCGGCACCAGCAGCAACTCGCCGTCGGCGTTGTAGAAATAACGGCCCTGCATCGAGCGGTTGGCCGCATACAGGTGGATGCCGACGCCGCTTTGCTCGTCGGGGCCGCCGTTGCCGCCCCAGGTCTTCACGCCCTCGACGAAGTCGGTGGGCGCGGTGGGGATGGGCAGGGGGCTCCAGCGCAGCTGGTTGGGCGTGACCGGGCCATGGCCGAACGCGCTTTCCCAGCCCGCGGCGCCGCCGAACGGCTCGAACGGCAGGTGCTGGGCGCCCGGGCGGATCCGATACAGCCACGAACGGCGGTTCTCGCTGCGCGGCGCGGTGAAGGCGGTGCCGGACAGCTGTTCGGCGTACAGGCCGTAGGGGCATTGCTGCGGCGAATTGCGGCCCAGCGGCAGCGCGCCGGGCAGGGCTTCAGTGGCACAGTCGTTGCCGAAGCCGGTCTGGTATTGCAGTTCCATGGAATCCTCCTGGGTGGCGCGCGATGCTTTGCCGCGCGGTCTTGGTCGTGGCGCGCCGGATGGGGATGTCCGGCGCCGATACGCCATTGTCGGAAAAATCCCCCGCCACGGCTACGGGAATGCAAAAATAGCAACTATAAATTTTGTGAATAGTAGGGGTGCCTGAATGGCGGACTTGCGCGACGTCGACCTGAACCTGCTGATCCTGTTCCAGCACCTGCTGGAGGACCGCAATCTGTCCGCCGTGGCGCGGCGGCTGGACCTGTCGCAACCGGCGGTCAGCAACGCCCTGCGCCGGCTGCGGCTGGCCTTCGGCGACGAGCTGTTCGTGCGCACCGCGCAGGGCATGTTGCCGACGCCGCGCGCGCAGCGCCTGGCCGGCCCGGTGAGCGAGGCGCTGGCGATGCTGTCGCAGGCCTTGCAGGACCAGGACGCGTTCGACGCCACCGCCAGCACGCGGCGTTTCCGCGTGGCGATGACCGACGTCGGCGAGATCCACTTCATGCCGCGGCTGATGGAAGTCTGCGTGCAGGTCGCGCCGCAGGTGCGCATCGATTCGGTGCGGGTGCAGGGGCCCGACCTGCCGCGCGAGATGGAGGCGGGCCGGGTCGACCTGGCCATTGGCGCGTTCGACGAGATGGGGGCGGGCACCTTGCAGCGCATGCTGTTCCGGCAGGGGTACGCCACGCTGTTCCGCCAGGCGCATCCGACCGCGCATGCCGGCATGGGGCTGAAGGCGTTTCGCGCCGAGCGCCACCTGATCGTGTCGCGCGCCGCGCCCTACGGCCAGGTGGTCCAGTCGATGGAGCGCGCCGGGGTGATGCTGGCCGAGCACTTCAGCGTGCCGCATTTCTCGGCCGTGCCATACATCGTCAGCGCCACCAACCTGCTGGCGACGGTGCCCGAGAAGCTGGCGGCCAGCGCCGCGCCGCCCTTTGGCCTGCGCTACATGACGCCGCCGGTGAAGGTGCCGGCGCTGCAGACCAATATGTACTGGCAGCGCCGCTACGACCGCGATGGCGGCAACCAGTGGCTGCGCGCCCTGATCGTCAATGCGTTTGCGGTGGGTTCGTCGCCGGCGTGACCGACGCGCGCGCCTGCGCCAGGGCTTCGCGCAGCACCCCCATGTCGCCCAGGTGGTTGGCCAGCAGCAGGATCAGCGCGGCGTTCATTTCCTGGCTCTGCTCGTTGCTCAGGTCGCGATGGGCGTCGATCAGCGCTTCGTAGAAGTCGTCCGGCGCGGCCAGGTTGGTTTCGGTGTTCAGCATGGATAGGGCCTCCGGGTTCAGGCGCGGCCAATCGCGCGGTTGACGGCCGACGCCACCGCGTCGGGCTGGAAGGCGCGCCAGCGCGCGGCGATGTGCTGGTCGGGGCGGATCAGATAGGCGGTGCCGGACAGCGCGTCATAGCGCCGGGCCAGCAGGCCCTCGCTGTCGACGACGCGCGCCATGTCTTCCGGCCAGCCGGCGGTGTCGCAGCCGGGGCCGGTCACCAGCACGGCTGTCACCGGCACGGCGGCCAGGCGCAACGCGCGCAGGGCCTGCAAGGTGTCGATGGCGGGCGGCTGGTCGCCGCAGAACAGGGCCAGCGTGAAGCCGGCATCCAGTTGCGACAGCCACCAGGGCGAGTCGCCGGGGCCGCGCACCGGCGCGTCCAGCGCCACCGCGCCCGGCCGCATGCGGCCCGCGAACGCGTCGCGGTCGGGGCTGTTCAGCGGCGAATCGGCGTAGGTGGCGGGCAGCGACAGGCGGCCGCTGTTGACCAGCGTGCGCGCGAACGCGTGGGTGCGGGCCAGGTTCAGCACGGCGTTGCGGAAGCTGCGGCTGATGTCGCTCTTGGGCGTGATGAAGTCGGTGGCGCGCGAGGAATTCAGGATGTTCTCGTCGGCGGCGTGCTCGCGTTCGGCGGCGTAGCTGTCGATCAGCGATTCGGGCGCGTGGCCGGCCAGCACCAGGCGCAGTTTCCAGGCCAGGTTCTCGGCATCCTGCACGCCGCTGTTGGCGCCGCGCGCGCCAAACGGCGAGACGCGGTGCGCCGAGTCGCCGGCGAACACCACGCGGCCGTGGCGGAACTTGTCCATGCGCTCGCAGGCGAAGGTGTAGACGCTGACCCATTCCAGGTCGAATTGCGCGTCCGGGCCGAGCAGGGCGCGGATGCGCGGCAGCACGTTCTCGGGCTTGACGGCCTCGACCGGGTCGGCGTTCCAGCCCAGCTGGAAGTCGATGCGCCAGACGTTGTCGGGCTGCATGTGCAGCAGCACCGATTGATTGGGGTGGAAGGGCGGGTCGAACCAGAACCAGCGCTCGGCCGGGAAGTCGGCCTTCATCTTGACGTCGGCGATCAGGAAGCGGTCGCGGAAGATGCGGCCGTGGCTTTCCTGGCCGATCAGCTTGCGCACCGGCGAACGGGCGCCGTCACAGGCCACCAGCCAGTCGGCATGCAGCGCGTAGCCGCCTTCGGGCGTGTCGATCGACAGCACCACGCCGTCGCCCGCCTGTTCCAGGCCCACCACCTTGTTCTTCCAGCGCAGGTCGATGTTCGGTTCCTGGCGCGCCTGTTCGTACAGATAGCCTTCGGCGTAGTACTGCTGCAGGTTGATGAAGGCGGGGCGGCGATGGCCGGGTTCGGGCAGCAGGTCGAAGCGCCAGACCTCCTGGTCGCGGAAGAACACCTTGCCCACGTTCCACGACACGCCCTTGTCGACCATGCGCTGGCCGACGCCGAGGCGGTCCCAGATTTCGAGGGTGCGCTTGGAAAAGCAGATGGCGCGCGAGCCGGTGGACAGGCGGTAGTCGTCGTCCAGCACCACTACCCGCACGCCCTGGCGCGCCAGGTCCAGCGCCGTGGTCAGGCCGACCGGGCCGGCGCCCACCACCACCACCGGGTGGCGCGCCTGCGTCGCGGCGGCCTGGTCGGCGTGCTTCTCATAGGCGAATTCCATCGCCTGAAAGTCGATGTCTCCCACGGTTGTCTCCTGTGTGGGTCATTTTGTTTTTATGCGCGGCGCCGCGCGTCGCCCGCGGCGCATGGCCGGCGGGTCGTGCGGCGCCGTTTCAATCGGTGGAACCGCGGCCGGCGGACCGGCCGCGCGGGATCAGCCCTCCAGCTGGGCCCACATTTCCAGGTCGCGCTTGTCGGTCCAGATGCGCGGGTGGACGTGGCCGCTGGCCTCGTCGTAGGCGCGCGACACGTCGAACGGCATGCAGTGGTCGAAGATGACCCAGTCGCTGTAGCGCGGCTTCATGAAGTCGTAGACCTCGCGGTAGATCGTCTTCAGGTCCTTGCCCTCGGCCACGCCGCGGTTGACCGCGCCGTACAGGTCGGTCAGGAAGGCGCGCGTGCCGGCCAGGCCCTGGCGCACTTCGGTGGCGTTCTTCAGCGCGGGGCCGCGGCCGGGCACCATCTTTTCGGCCTCGAAGCCCGACAGCGCGTCCAGCGTGCTGGGCCAGTCGCGGAAGTAGGCGTCGCCGCAGTAGGGGGTGGACTGGTATTCGACCAGGTCGCCGGCGAACAGGATCTTCTGCTCGGGCAGCCAGGCGATGGTGTCGCCCTTGGTGTGGCCGCGGCCGACCTGCAGCAGCTTGACTTCCAGGTTGCCCAGGTTGACGGTCATCTCGCCCTTGAACGTCATGGTGGGCCAGACCAGGCCGGGGGGAATCGATTCGGCGTTGCGGAACAGGCGCGGGAAGCGGCCGATCTCGCTGGCCTTGTCCTGCTCGCCGCGTTCGGCGATCAGGTCGTAGGTGTCGCGGCTGGCCAGGATCTCCTGGGCGTTGTAGGCCGAGGCGCCGAACACACGCACCGCGTGGTAGTGCGACAGCAGGATGTACTTGATCGGCTTGTCGGTGACTTCGCGGATGCGGCGGATGACGTCCTGCGCCATGACCGGCGTGGCCTGGGTGTCGACCACCATGACGGCCTCGTCGCCGATGATCACGCCCGTGTTGGGGTCGCCTTCGGCGGTGTAGGCATAGGCGTTGTCGGACAGCTTTTCGAACGAGACGACCTTGTCGGTCAGGTCGGCGTGCGAAGCGAATTGCTTGCTCATGGAGGCTCCTTCCACTTTTATAGGAATAGGGTGTGTGGACGGACTATAGCTTGACGTTAGTGGTTGTGCAATACGTTTGCTATAAACGAATTGACCCTTTTTGCCAGGGATTCCCTTGGGTTTCCGGGGCTTGCCCAAATGCATCCGGGCCGCGCAGGGCGGCCCGGATGGGAACCTTTCAGGCCGCGGGCGGCCCCAGGGGGTGGGATGTTTCGAGGGGGCCGCTCAGGTCTTTTGGCACTTGGGGCAGTAATAGGTCGCCCGCTGGCCCTGGACGATGCGCTTGATCGGCGTGCCGCAGACCCGGCAGGGCTGCCCGGCGCGTTCGTAGACCGCGGCGTGGATCTCGAAATAGGCGCCTGGCTCGCCGGTGGCGCCGACGTAGTCGCGCAGGGTGCTGCCGCCGGAGGTCAGGGCGTCGGCCAGGGTGGCGCGCACCATGTCCGCCAGGCGGTCGCAGCGGGCGCGCGACAGTTTGTTGGCCGGGGTCTTGGGATTGATGCGGGCGCGGAACAGGCTTTCGGAGGCGTAGATATTGCCCACGCCCACCACCGCCATGCCGGCCAGCAGCACCTGCTTGATCGCGGCGCCGTGGTTCTTGAAGTGGTGGTGCAGCCAGGCGCCGTCGAAGCGCGGGTCGAACGGCTCGATGCCGAGCTTGGCCAGCAGGGGGTGGTTTTCGACCGGTCCGTCCGCATCGGGGTGCCACAGCACCGCGCCGAAGCGGCGGGGGTCGTGCAGCCGCAGCACGGCCTGGTCGAAGATCCATTCGACGTGGTCGTGCTTGCGCAGGAATTCACCGGGCGCCACGCTGCGCAGCGATCCGGACATGCCGAGATGCACTATTTGGGTGCCGTGGTCGAAGCGCAGCAGCAGGTATTTGCCGCGACGGCCG
The window above is part of the Achromobacter deleyi genome. Proteins encoded here:
- a CDS encoding MBL fold metallo-hydrolase; the protein is MSKQFASHADLTDKVVSFEKLSDNAYAYTAEGDPNTGVIIGDEAVMVVDTQATPVMAQDVIRRIREVTDKPIKYILLSHYHAVRVFGASAYNAQEILASRDTYDLIAERGEQDKASEIGRFPRLFRNAESIPPGLVWPTMTFKGEMTVNLGNLEVKLLQVGRGHTKGDTIAWLPEQKILFAGDLVEYQSTPYCGDAYFRDWPSTLDALSGFEAEKMVPGRGPALKNATEVRQGLAGTRAFLTDLYGAVNRGVAEGKDLKTIYREVYDFMKPRYSDWVIFDHCMPFDVSRAYDEASGHVHPRIWTDKRDLEMWAQLEG
- the mutM gene encoding bifunctional DNA-formamidopyrimidine glycosylase/DNA-(apurinic or apyrimidinic site) lyase, with the translated sequence MPELPEVETTRRGIDAVITGRPLTRLVVHESRMRWPIPADLPALLGGRTVLECGRRGKYLLLRFDHGTQIVHLGMSGSLRSVAPGEFLRKHDHVEWIFDQAVLRLHDPRRFGAVLWHPDADGPVENHPLLAKLGIEPFDPRFDGAWLHHHFKNHGAAIKQVLLAGMAVVGVGNIYASESLFRARINPKTPANKLSRARCDRLADMVRATLADALTSGGSTLRDYVGATGEPGAYFEIHAAVYERAGQPCRVCGTPIKRIVQGQRATYYCPKCQKT
- a CDS encoding FAD-dependent oxidoreductase codes for the protein MGDIDFQAMEFAYEKHADQAAATQARHPVVVVGAGPVGLTTALDLARQGVRVVVLDDDYRLSTGSRAICFSKRTLEIWDRLGVGQRMVDKGVSWNVGKVFFRDQEVWRFDLLPEPGHRRPAFINLQQYYAEGYLYEQARQEPNIDLRWKNKVVGLEQAGDGVVLSIDTPEGGYALHADWLVACDGARSPVRKLIGQESHGRIFRDRFLIADVKMKADFPAERWFWFDPPFHPNQSVLLHMQPDNVWRIDFQLGWNADPVEAVKPENVLPRIRALLGPDAQFDLEWVSVYTFACERMDKFRHGRVVFAGDSAHRVSPFGARGANSGVQDAENLAWKLRLVLAGHAPESLIDSYAAEREHAADENILNSSRATDFITPKSDISRSFRNAVLNLARTHAFARTLVNSGRLSLPATYADSPLNSPDRDAFAGRMRPGAVALDAPVRGPGDSPWWLSQLDAGFTLALFCGDQPPAIDTLQALRALRLAAVPVTAVLVTGPGCDTAGWPEDMARVVDSEGLLARRYDALSGTAYLIRPDQHIAARWRAFQPDAVASAVNRAIGRA